In Brienomyrus brachyistius isolate T26 chromosome 25, BBRACH_0.4, whole genome shotgun sequence, a single window of DNA contains:
- the LOC125720381 gene encoding ankyrin-2-like isoform X4 — MEPRRRKFHKPITMTIPVPKASANDGAGGYGADLLTLRLLCSITGGTTPAQWEDITGSTPLSFNNECVSFTTNVSARFWLIDCRQVQESVNFCTQVYRDVICVPYMAKFVIFAKTLNPIEARLRCFCMTDDKMDKTLEQQENFTEVARSRDVEVLEGKPIYADCFGNLVPLTKTGQHHIFSFFAFKENRLALLIKVRDSTQDPCGRLSFTKEPRSYRSLNMSAICNLNITLPAYSKDSDSDPETDEQTDQTHDKYDQDSESTETSFLKSQVLCHSAALASPDLSDMSELKQDVIKLPALLTVDFTGKSIFTGVGDDRETEGEPGRPFEIVVQVREDLETVGEMQKSRASMMDTVTETALNTMEGRDSQDIEKVEENVEEAPFHEIRIGMGYSKPNTTKDVSGIIDILREDLNTCLSGVVVKPLQEDIVKEEFTQVILSKVSPPEIKKPARRKLRERMHTEQEQGTSFGAILLRDSSDELLDDDVLGRGPDSPAIVETPIGSIKDKVQALQKKVEEEENQRRITTFQGRVYSKSRSSPSITKKISNFMEAPSASQSSVSDEPEEAMSVRELMKVFQSGQGESNITSGLFQHKIPTKETQPFSGTVCGSQSKEEIKPTPVDLQSGITDSSVTDIVQIDQVSMHSVDFSETFKVELEENAVSSGDKNEDISVCQTNSGHSEKLNQTVTTVPDFTAEENNLGTTDNMQTRALDCSPPDKGIKLHDYSLQTDTGDGFVHEVLEETPEFSRESQYYLDRKLSHQLFETIESKDQMVEINCFSSDEPVKISGESAMKAVHYRQRNHALSLEEEDVPSGHKPSESWQPSNDTGDTILNYTQSHALSLEEEDVPSGHKPSESWQPSNDTGDTILNYTQSHALSLEEEDVPSGHKPSESWQPSNDTGDTILKDSQNHALSLEEEDVPSGHKPSESWQPSNDTGDTILNDSQNHALSLEEEDVPSGHKPSESWQPTNDTGDTILNYTQSHALSLEEEDVPSGHKPSESWQPTNDTGDTILNYTQSHALSLEEEDVPLGHKPSESWQPSNDTGDTILNDSQNHALSLEEEDVPSGHKPSESWQPTNDTGDTILNYTQSHALSLEEEDVPSGHKPSESWQPSNDTGDTILKDSQNHALSLEEEDVPSGHKPSESWQPTNDTGDTILNDSQNHALSLEEEDVPLGHKPSESWQPSNDTGDTILKDSQNHALSLEEEDVPSGHKPSESWQPSNDTGDTILKDSQNHALSLEEEDVPSGHKPSESWQPTNDTGDTILNYTQSHALSLEEEDVPSGHKPSESWQPSNDNGDTSQTEADYMYNPTNLDLPLKPQDLEGLSSLADASFSVSHKDSLEASPITIDNSSRKSPDSIESSPTKESPCRDSLETSPMQQKSTAINELSVDPLLFEVHLLPDKIQYEGSVVKDHSFEQTTQMEGESSHCHNVIICEKESYDIIHKPSDLQSQSSPTNTTTTLTALKPESDSECTELQKQFTPEEEMFKMATKVKTFNEMEKDAKSEQDAIKEDLTPVTTEIVEDRSHHIGVVSPDEKLLEMENKNFMGPVMSAEHFVEVEPQSPVSPQEHVDSFETKELYPIDISSESREETEVEGSEAVETVSSSIPSLENTGHQSGTAENKQDENCIEHIRTTSTDEGLHRELNSFMFQEGKLFEMTRGGAIDMTQRSFEEEVFGIGFLHIDKYPAEEGLVEENKEDTVEWNTVNDLSVVDGAEKSHKPVSDSQGCGHDQFEESGISSSENIDWDSAADTFPHTQRLLSITTKSVHAKQDAESLDPSPKEQQTVIGLPSLADETVVPLCSQVADTSENMNQFLSPMHSPHLVSPWSLDLQEKGRPSSETPVKVEPLKCKSCSDTEVQYTESLKVRKEHLSALQGHRSKSDSDTVSFKGFFKTQNEYEKDYSQEIGTEDGLRQSEDSSDKLNTLVSQQSIRTEPGLKFSLSTSDGEPAFENTSSIKARQTSTPEQGSVSDDVFLMRSRESSVQIRTISGENATRQHEVDAQGDPERNEERLAVIADHLGFSWAELARELEFDEDRIQQIRVENPNSLQEQSHALLKHWAEREGDNATESNLNRKLTKINRMDIVHLIETNVFKCNQTSRTYAEIEKTLDQSEDLDSPRLIRRTETTPKPPPSVSEEDLSVSSLLDTHCTEALRHTQRQTHQQDQQMTRVMGVMGGVPLTFEENGTSETGGRSTPEQISSELYMEKTLISSESKDSLDRLGEDSDFAKTPAQACQGSPCISQTAERQFVLSGSSLTSFDHIEELEMNDDASEYAPVDLNLMSSVPEPSVNLIGGPTQINQGSSELATENTEACPGAWIISRDFREESSHFEETCYEFNQNKMSCKPLSEVEPEFLVESLPEDTLVMEEALDLKSTSSAFTSFTNGAELLNSVETQSRCSSHNLFEKETTIIKSVSDDEKYPTTFEFEQPCPETTVANQMFLPESSVLDVLSEMTHDSESADIPPLPSPSKDITSESISRPLTCSESSSEPLQIIPEVLREINEDDDKLQNSPVQVSPTINQSSLDFEQISCKTQSGYSPELLESEETEETQYGPSSPLQDIRVSVDLSSGSPFAREDLTDSSQVAPDIQSTPEISPVSLQMTVDEKPDLQASQQCCLEQSEASNFVDSADVFVSSTPIQIECDTTELEIIPVSTEAIPVSNQIVQKSLSDTELHDPDSLELAVEDSLASSKINLNPPDFERLLSEDNGNLQNSFLCVSPKIDESSPDFEQTFSALETQALNVKVKEPNKTHSQSSYSPVIDMKPDFDLSPVSPVFTESPSEPSQVSLKLLSDTDQNVHEISGSAMDAPGTPPNSSDCEETLPEWNYLQTQINSNTDKPKEMNSQSSCSSLDREPIDVCPMSNESTSQSRLVTSDVLHSAHMQFQSPPGMAQRRQSESQKSSDILVSLRSLSYDLDQSTRVLNSVSRSLADGELNIKSDDHCESLIEPSQVQHDVLIDANADDRQPPESFIGDISVSPKTRITSTDFKSPGVETTPTRFSPELTEFRKSPSQSSPSIFLGKEHPANLSTEPSLFSECHADQSQVFNFDKCSPIVDQPALMLESGHISCEISEATCGSAADRCDPSSPLQVENVLMDVTPISPSSSESPSEPSQVTSKLVRKSLSGQGSPEDVSQDMSGSQKILPTSSELEKTGDVFSEEFEECEEDAALLPLPDTGTPTELNPVSPGLNESLSEASQSAYDLCREENQDSETSIESVNKNIPKSPKCLAEKYAASEVTHTVFTSESSSSSSLANFTLSPTVRPDYDILQDFTYSAEPTEQVTAEEFEGEVNLDDEYIEQAAQTLGKSYLFQLGGSTACSLTSQVTKTNNASSCKAPEVRRAVHSLSASADFSRASGDSDPAYTEWFSGHCEVQTKGLKSGRAHSAGDGIGCSFTPSSQDSLHTEQIQISSTDAALLTAGTGKAHSSSSEDYWDAHEPHEVGHPVMEEVPPPRDSGACQPGIDPTSQLSAGEQAECEDDADSLARVDAMLDVSPLTEAEQQAMEHCRTSGVSRKIIQKGLSADGVEWEEEVKNGQGLKPACIKDGAQCTTMRKRALRSDGDQTEVTFCESLPLSTEVAMEAEPEQEHSVNKDTDE, encoded by the exons ATGGAGCCCCGGAGGAGGAAGTTCCACAAGCCCATTACTATGACCATTCCTGTGCCTAAGGCTTCTGCTAACGACGGGGCCGGTGGATATGGGGCCGACCTGCTTACACTGCGGCTGCTGTGTAGCATCACCG GCGGCACCACTCCTGCACAGTGGGAGGACATCACGGGAAGCACGCCACTCTCATTCAACAACGAGTGTGTGTCCTTCACGACGAACGTGTCAGCGAG GTTCTGGCTGATTGACTGTCGACAGGTGCAGGAATCCGTGAACTTCTGCACACAGGTGTACCGAGATGTGATCTGTGTTCCCTACATGGCGAAGTTTGTTATTTTTgccaagacactgaaccccatcGAGGCACGACTTCGCTGCTTCTGTATGACCGACGACAAGATGGACAAAACCCTGGAGCAGCAGGAGAACTTCACGGAGGTGGCACGTAGCCGAGACGTGGAG GTGCTAGAGGGAAAACCCATTTACGCAGACTGTTTTGGCAACTTGGTACCGCTAACAAAGACAGGCCAGCATCACATTTTCAGCTTCTTTGCATTTAAGGAGAACCGCCTGGCTCTGCTCATTAAG GTGCGGGACAGCACACAGGATCCATGCGGCCGCCTCTCATTCACCAAGGAGCCACGATCATACAGGAGCCTGAACATGAGCGCCATCTGCAACCTgaacatcactctgccagcctacAGCAAG GATTCTGATTCGGACCCAGAGACAGATGAACAG ACTGATCAGACCCATGACAAAT ATGATCAAGACTCAGAGTCTACAGAGACGTCGTTCCTGAAATCGCAAGTTCTATGCCACTCTGCTGCACTGGCCAGCCCAGACCTGTCAGACATGTCAGAGTTGAAGCAGGATGTCATTAAGTTACCTGCTCTTCTCACAGTGGACTTCACGGGCAAATCGATATTTACTGGAGTGGGGgatgacagagagacagagggggagCCGGGGagaccttttgaaatagtggtGCAAGTCAGAGAAGACTTAGAGACGGTTGGTGAGATGCAGAAGAGCAGGGCGTCAATGATGGACACAGTGACAGAGACAGCACTGAATACCATGGAAGGAAGAGATAGTCAGGATATAGAAAAGGTGGAGGAAAATGTCGAGGAAGCTCCGTTTCATGAAATTCGAATCGGCATGGGATACTCAAAACCAAATACAACAAAAGATGTTTCAGGCATTATCGACATCCTCAGAGAGGATCTTAACACATGCCTGTCTGGGGTGGTTGTGAAACCGCTCCAGGAGGACATTGTCAAAGAAGAATtcacacaagtgattttgagTAAGGTCTCGCCACCTGAAATCAAAAAACCAGCTAGGAGGAAACTGAGAGAGAGGATGCATACCGAACAGGAGCAAGGAACCAGTTTTGGGGCCATTCTTCTCAGGGATAGCTCAGACGAGCTGCTTGATGATGATGTACTGGGCCGGGGCCCGGACTCCCCAGCAATTGTGGAGACCCCTATTGGTTCCATCAAAGACAAAGTACAAGCACTGCAAAAGAaagtggaggaggaggaaaacCAAAGAAGGATCACAACATTCCAAGGAAGAGTATATTCCAAGAGCAGATCCTCTCCTAGTATCACTAAGAAAATATCTAATTTCATGGAAGCCCCCTCCGCATCTCAGAGTTCTGTATCAGACGAGCCAGAAGAGGCGATGTCTGTGCGAGAATTGATGAAGGTCTTTCAGTCAGGACAGGGAGAGTCAAACATTACATCTGGCCTCTTTCAACACAAAATTCCAACAAAAGAAACCCAACCATTTAGTGGGACAGTCTGTGGGTCCCAATCCAAAGAGGAAATAAAACCAACACCAGTGGATCTTCAAAGTGGAATAACGGATTCCAGTGTTACAGACATTGTACAGATTGACCAAGTATCCATGCACTCTGTGGATTTTAGTGAAACCTTCAAAGTGGAGCTGGAGGAAAATGCAGTGTCCTCAGGTGACAAGAATGAAGATATTTCAGTCTGTCAAACAAACTCTGGGCACTCTGAGAAACTTAACCAGACTGTCACGACTGTCCCAGATTTCACTGCAGAAGAAAACAACCTTGGTACTACAGACAATATGCAGACCAGAGCTCTAGATTGCAGCCCTCCAGACAAGGGCATAAAGTTACATGACTACAGTTTGCAGACAGATACTGGGGACGGCTTTGTGCACGAGGTCTTGGAAGAAACTCCAGAATTCAGCCGTGAGAGTCAGTATTATTTGGATAGAAAGTTGAGTCATCAACTTTTTGAAACCATTGAGTCAAAAGACCAAATGGTAGAGATTAATTGCTTTTCCTCTGATGAACCAGTAAAGATCAGTGGTGAGTCTGCTATGAAAGCGGTTCACTATAGGCAGAGAAACCATGCCCTCTCTCTAGAGGAAGAAGATGTTCCATCAGGACATAAGCCCTCTGAATCTTGGCAGCCCTCTAATGACACTGGAGACACCATTTTGAATTACACTCAGAGCCATGCCCTCTCTCTAGAAGAAGAAGATGTTCCATCGGGACATAAGCCCTCTGAATCTTGGCAGCCCTCTAATGACACTGGAGACACCATTTTGAATTACACTCAGAGCCATGCCCTCTCTCTAGAGGAAGAAGATGTTCCATCGGGACATAAGCCCTCTGAATCTTGGCAGCCCTCTAATGACACTGGAGACACCATTTTGAAAGACAGTCAGAACCATGCCCTCTCTCTAGAAGAAGAAGATGTTCCATCGGGACATAAGCCCTCTGAATCTTGGCAGCCCTCTAATGACACTGGAGACACCATTTTGAATGACAGTCAGAACCATGCCCTCTCTCTAGAAGAAGAAGATGTTCCATCAGGACATAAGCCCTCTGAATCTTGGCAGCCCACTAATGACACTGGAGACACCATTTTGAATTACACTCAGAGCCATGCCCTCTCTCTAGAAGAAGAAGATGTTCCATCAGGACATAAGCCCTCTGAATCTTGGCAGCCCACTAATGACACTGGAGACACCATTTTGAATTACACTCAGAGCCATGCCCTCTCTCTAGAGGAAGAAGATGTTCCATTGGGACATAAGCCCTCTGAATCTTGGCAGCCCTCTAATGACACTGGAGACACCATTTTGAATGACAGTCAGAACCATGCCCTCTCTCTAGAAGAAGAAGATGTTCCATCAGGACATAAGCCCTCTGAATCTTGGCAGCCCACTAATGACACTGGAGACACCATTTTGAATTACACTCAGAGCCATGCCCTCTCTCTAGAAGAAGAAGATGTCCCATCGGGACATAAGCCCTCTGAATCTTGGCAGCCCTCTAATGACACTGGAGACACCATTTTGAAAGACAGTCAGAACCATGCCCTCTCTCTAGAGGAAGAAGATGTCCCATCGGGACATAAGCCCTCTGAATCTTGGCAGCCCACTAATGACACTGGAGACACCATTTTGAATGACAGTCAGAACCATGCCCTCTCTCTAGAGGAAGAAGATGTTCCATTGGGACATAAGCCCTCTGAATCTTGGCAGCCCTCTAATGACACTGGAGACACCATTTTGAAAGACAGTCAGAACCATGCCCTCTCTCTAGAGGAAGAAGATGTTCCATCGGGACATAAGCCCTCTGAATCTTGGCAGCCCTCTAATGACACTGGAGACACCATTTTGAAAGACAGTCAGAACCATGCCCTCTCTCTAGAGGAAGAAGATGTCCCATCGGGACATAAGCCCTCTGAATCTTGGCAGCCCACTAATGACACTGGAGACACCATTTTGAATTACACTCAGAGCCATGCCCTCTCTCTAGAGGAAGAAGATGTTCCATCGGGACATAAGCCCTCTGAATCTTGGCAGCCCTCTAATGACAATGGAGACACCAGTCAAACTGAGGCAGACTACATGTATAATCCTACCAACCTTGATCTGCCCCTCAAACCACAGGACTTAGAGGGACTGAGCTCCTTGGCTGATGCATCCTTTAGTGTTAGTCACAAGGATTCCCTGGAGGCCAGTCCTATTACCATAGACAATTCCTCTCGTAAATCCCCTGATTCAATTGAATCAAGTCCAACTAAGGAATCGCCATGCCGTGATTCCCTAGAAACTAGTCCCATGCAGCAAAAATCAACAGCCATTAATGAGCTTTCAGTTGATCCTTTATTGTTTGAAGTACATCTTCTACCAGATAAAATTCAATATGAAGGTAGTGTTGTGAAGGACCATAGTTTTGAACAAACCACTCAAATGGAAGGAGAAAGTTCACATTGTCACAATGTTATAATCTGTGAGAAAGAAAGCTATGATATCATCCATAAACCATCTGATTTACAGTCCCAGTCAAGCCCAACAAACACAACTACAACATTAACAGCCTTGAAGCCTGAGAGTGATTCCGAATGTACTGAGCTTCAAAAGCAATTCACCCCGGAGGAAGAGATGTTTAAAATGGCCACAAAGGTTAAGACATTTAATGAAATGGAAAAGGACGCTAAATCCGAACAAGACGCTATTAAAGAAGATCTAACCCCTGTAACAACTGAAATTGTAGAAGACAGAAGTCATCACATAGGAGTAGTGTCACCAGATGAGAAGTTATTGGAGATGGAGAATAAAAATTTCATGGGTCCAGTTATGTCAGCAGAACATTTTGTTGAAGTAGAACCTCAGTCCCCTGTTTCACCACAAGAGCATGTTGATTCTTTTGAGACCAAAGAATTATACCCCATTGATATATCCAGTGAATCCAGAGAAGAAACAGAGGTTGAAGGCAGTGAAGCTGTAGAAACAGTTTCATCAAGCATTCCAAGCTTAGAAAACACTGGACATCAGTCAGGTACAGCAGAAAACAAACAAGACGAGAATTGCATTGAACATATTCGGACCACATCCACAGATGAGGGATTGCACAGGGAACTGAATTCATTTATGTTTCAGGAGGGCAAGCTCTTCGAGATGACCAGAGGTGGTGCTATAGATATGACACAAAGAAGTTTTGAAGAAGAAGTGTTTGGCATAGGCTTCTTACATATAGACAAGTACCCTGCTGAGGAGGGCCTTGTGGAGGAAAACAAAGAAGATACCGTTGAGTGGAACACCGTCAACGATCTGAGTGTTGTAGACGGAGCAGAGAAAAGCCATAAACCTGTGTCAGATTCACAAGGATGTGGACATGATCAGTTTGAGGAGAGTGGCATCAGCTCTTCAGAGAACATAGACTGGGATTCTGCTGCTGACACATTCCCTCACACACAAAGGCTTCTTTCCATAACCACCAAATCTGTCCATGCCAAACAGGATGCTGAGTCTCTTGACCCCTCCCCAAAGGAGCAACAGACTGTCATTGGACTCCCCTCCCTTGCCGATGAGACTGTAGTACCCCTCTGTAGCCAAGTGGCGGACACATCAGAGAACATGAACCAGTTCCTTTCACCCATGCATTCTCCACATCTGGTCTCACCTTGGTCTCTCGATTTGCAGGAGAAAGGGAGACCCAGTTCTGAAACACCAGTCAAAGTAGAACCACTAAAGTGCAAGTCCTGCTCTGATACAGAAGTACAGTATACAGAGTCACTCAAAGTCAGAAAGGAACATCTATCTGCTCTGCAGGGACACAGGAGCAAATCTGACTCAGATACAGTATCCTTCAAAGGGTTTTTCAAGACTCAAAATGAGTATGAAAAAGACTATTCTCAGGAAATTGGCACAGAAGATGGCCTGAGACAGTCAGAAGATTCATCTGATAAGTTAAATACTCTAGTTTCACAGCAGTCCATTAGAACTGAACCTGGACTAAAATTCAGCTTGTCCACCTCAGATGGTGAGCCagcctttgaaaacacatcaagtATAAAAGCCCGTCAGACCAGTACTCCCGAACAGGGGTCTGTTTCTGACGATGTCTTTCTTATGAGATCGCGGGAAAGTTCTGTACAGATTCGGACCATTTCTGGTGAAAATGCCACACGTCAACATGAAG TTGATGCACAGGGTGACCCAGAAAGGAATGAGGAAAGGTTAGCTGTCATTGCAGACCACCTGGGGTTCAGCTGGGCAG AACTAGCACGGGAGCTGGAGTTTGATGAAGATCGGATTCAGCAGATTAGGGTGGAAAATCCCAATTCCTTGCAGGAGCAGAGCCATGCCCTGCTGAAGCACTGGGCGGAAAGGGAAGGCGACAATGCTACAG AAAGTAATCTGAATAGGAAGTTGACAAAAATTAACCGCATGGACATCGTGCATCTCATTGAAACCAATGTTTTCAAGTGCAACCAGACATCAAGGACCTATGCAGAGATCGAAAAGACACTTGATCAGAGTGAAG ACTTGGACAGTCCCAGACTGATACGAAGGACTGAAACCACGCCCAAACCCCCCCCTTCCGTCTCAGAAGAAGATCTGTCAGTCTCCTCTCTGCTGGACACACACTGCACAGAAGCTCTGAGACACACCCAGCGACAAACCCATCAACAGGACCAGCAGATGACAAG GGTTATGGGTGTAATGGGTGGAGTTCCACTGACATTTGAAGAAAATGGGACTTCGGAAACTGGAGGCAGAAGCACCCCAGAGCAG ATTTCATCAGAGTTGTACATGGAAAAGACACTAATTTCCAGTGAATCAAAGGACTCTCTTGATAGGCTGGGTGAAGACTCTGATTTTGCTAAAACACCAGCACAGGCTTGTCAGGGTTCACCATGCATAAGCCAGACAGCCGAGAGGCAGTTTGTCTTATCGGGAAGTAGCCTGACCTCATTTGATCATATTGAAGAACTTGAAATGAATGATGATGCTTCAGAATATGCACCTGTAGATCTGAATCTAATGTCTTCTGTACCTGAGCCCAGTGTGAATCTCATTGGGGGACCTACTCAAATTAACCAAGGTTCATCTGAACTAGCTACTGAGAATACTGAGGCCTGCCCAGGAGCATGGATAATCTCCCGAGACTTTCGAGAAGAGTCGTCACATTTTGAGGAAACCTGCTAtgaatttaatcaaaataaaatgTCCTGTAAACCTCTGTCTGAGGTAGAACCTGAGTTTCTGGTAGAATCTCTTCCTGAAGATACACTAGTAATGGAAGAGGCACTTGATTTGAAATCAACATCATCTGcatttacttcttttacaaatggCGCAGAACTGCTGAACTCAGTAGAAACTCAGTCCAGATGTTCCTCAcataacctgtttgaaaaagaaaCCACTATTATCAAATCAGTTTCTGATGATGAAAAATATCCTACAACCTTTGAGTTTGAACAACCTTGTCCAGAAACAACAGTTgcaaatcaaatgtttttaccAGAATCAAGTGTTCTTGATGTGCTGAGTGAAATGACACATGACTCTGAAAGTGCTGATATTCCTCCATTACCCAGCCCAAGCAAGGACATAACTTCTGAGTCCATATCACGACCTCTAACCTGCAGTGAATCTTCCTCTGAACCCCTTCAGATAATCCCCGAGGTCCTGAGGGAAATTAATGAGGATGATGACAAGTTACAAAATTCCCCTGTCCAGGTATCACCAACAATAAACCAAAGCTCACTTGATTTTGAACAAATATCATGTAAGACACAAAGTGGATATAGTCCAGAATTGCTGGAATCAGAAGAAACTGAGGAAACTCAGTACGGACCCTCATCACCCCTCCAGGATATTAGAGTATCTGTTGATCTGAGTTCAGGGTCTCCATTTGCCAGAGAGGATCTTACAGACTCCAGCCAGGTGGCACCTGATATTCAGTCAACCCCTGAGATCAGCCCGGTTTCTCTGCAGATGACTGTCGATGAAAAACCCGACTTACAAGCATCACAGCAATGCTGCCTTGAGCAGAGTGAAGCGTCTAACTTTGTTGACTCAGCAGACGTATTTGTTTCTTCAACACCTATACAAATTGAATGTGACACTACTGAACTGGAAATTATACCTGTTTCAACTGAAGCCATTCCTGTATCTAatcaaattgtgcaaaaatcaCTCAGTGACACTGAGCTACATGATCCAGACTCTTTAGAATTAGCTGTTGAAGATTCTTTAGCTTCATCAAAAATTAACTTAAACCCTCCTGATTTTGAACGCCTGTTGTCTGAGGACAATGGCAATTTGCAAAATTCCTTTTTGTGTGTATCACCAAAAATCGATGAGAGCTCACCTGACTTTGAGCAAACATTTTCTGCTTTAGAGACACAAGCATTAAATGTAAAGGTGAAAgaaccaaataaaacacattcACAGTCAAGCTATTCACCTGTTATTGACATGAAGCCAGATTTTGATCTGAGTCCGGTGTCACCagtctttacagaatctcctTCAGAACCTAGTCAGGTTTCACTTAAACTCCTCAGTGACACTGACCAAAATGTTCATGAGATATCTGGTTCTGCTATGGATGCTCCAGGCACACCTCCAAATTCATCAGACTGTGAAGAAACGTTACCTGAATGGAATTATCTGCAAACTCAAATAAATTCAAATACTGATAAACCAAAGGAAATGAATTCTCAGTCCAGTTGTTCGTCACTAGACAGAGAACCTATTGATGTATGTCCCATGTCTAATGAATCTACCTCCCAAAGTAGACTTGTGACATCAGATGTCCTACATTCAGCCCATATGCAGTTTCAGAGTCCTCCTGGCATGGCACAAAGAAGACAATCTGAATCACAAAAATCAAGCGATATTCTTGTAAGCTTGAGAAGTCTGTCATATGATTTGGACCAGTCAACGAGAGTGCTGAACTCTGTATCACGTAGCCTGGCAGATGGTGAACTAAACATCAAATCAGATGATCACTGTGAATCTCTCATTGAACCTAGTCAAGTTCAACATGACGTTCTCATTGACGCTAATGCAGATGATCGGCAGCCCCCTGAATCTTTCATAGGCGATATATCAGTATCACCAAAAACTCGCATAACTTCTACTGATTTTAAATCACCTGGAGTGGAAACAACACCTACTAGATTTAGTCCAGAGCTGACTGAATTTAGGAAAAGTCCCTCTCAATCCAGTCCTTCAATATTTCTTGGAAAAGAACATCCCGCTAACCTGAGCACAGAACCTTCGCTCTTCAGTGAATGTCATGCTGACCAAAGCCAGGTGTTTAATTTCGATAAATGTTCTCCAATAGTAGATCAGCCAGCCCTGATGCTAGAATCAGGTCATATTTCTTGTGAGATCAGTGAAGCAACTTGTGGTTCTGCTGCAGATAGGTGTGATCCTTCATCACCTCTCCAAGTAGAAAATGTACTTATGGATGTTACTCCCATCTCACCTTCATCCAGTGAATCACCCTCTGAACCCAGCCAAGTGACATCAAAGCTCGTTAGAAAAAGTCTTAGTGGTCAAGGCTCCCCTGAAGATGTGTCTCAGGATATGTCAGGATCTCAGAAAATTCTTCCAACCTCATCTGAATTAGAAAAGACAGGTGATGTATTTAGTGAAGAATTTGAGGAATGCGAAGAAGATGCTGCTTTATTGCCTCTCCCAGACACTGGAACACCTACTGAGCTAAATCCAGTGTCTCCTGGTCTTAATGAATCTCTTTCTGAAGCCAGTCAGTCGGCGTATGACCTCTGTAGAGAAGAAAACCAGGATAGCGAGACAAGCATCGAATCTGTTAACAAGAATATCCCTAAATCACCCAAATGTCTTGCAGAAAAATATGCTGCATCAGAGGTAACACATACTGTATTTACTTCAGAATCCAGTTCTTCCTCATCTTTGGCAAATTTCACACTGTCTCCCACTGTCAGACCTGATTATGATATACTTCAGGATTTCACATATTCAGCTGAACCAACTGAACAGGTCACGGCAGAAGAATTCGAGGGAGAAGTTAACCTTGATGATGAATACATTGAACAAGCTGCACAGACTCTGGGAAAATCATACTTGTTCCAACTGGGGGGTTCTACAGCCTGCAGCCTTACAAGCCAGGTAACAAAAACCAACAATGCGAGTTCATGCAAAGCACCTGAGGTCCGCAGAGCTGTTCATAGTCTTTCAGCCAGTGCAGATTTCTCTCGTGCTTCTGGAGACTCAGATCCTGCATATACGGAGTGGTTTTCAGGGCACTGTGAAGTACAAACCAAAGGATTGAAATCAGGGAGGGCTCACTCAGCGGGTGACGGCATAGGCTGCTCATTCACTCCCAGCAGCCAAGATTCCCTGCACACTGAGCAGATCCAGATCTCCAGCACAGATGCTGCCCTGCTCACAGCGGGCACAGGAAAGGCCCACTCCTCAAGCAGTGAAGATTACTGGGACGCCCACGAGCCACACGAGGTTGGGCACCCTGTGATGGAGGAAGTGCCACCCCCCAGGGACAGTGGAGCATGTCAGCCGGGTATAGACCCGACCAGTCAGCTCTCTGCAGGAGAGCAGGCTGAGTGTGAGGATGATGCTGATTCTTTAGCGCGG GTGGACGCGATGCTGGACGTGTCCCCACTGACGGAGGCAGAGCAACAGGCCATGGAGCATTGCAGGACTTCAGGG